cgcctcgccgtgTACTGCCTGAAGGATGCGCTTCTTCCTGTGAAGCTGCTGGATCGACTCATGTGCATCGTGAACAACGTGGAGATGGCGCGCGTAACGGGTGTTCCGGTGGGGTGGCTGCTGGAGCGCGGCCAGCAAATCAAGGTCTTCTCCATGCTCCTGCGCAAGGCCCAGAAGAAAAAGCTGGTGGTGCCTACGGTCGAGTACACAGGCGGCAGCGATCGCGGCTACGAGGGCGCGACCGTCATTGACCCGATCAAAGGCTTCTACAACTGCCCCGTCGCAACACTCGACTTCGCGTCGCTGTATCCGTCTATCATCATCGCGCACAACCTGTGTTACTCAACATTGGTGCGCCCGGCGGACGCGAGGCTGTACCCGGAGGACGCACTCGATCGATCGCCCACGTCGGACGTCTTTGTGAAGAAAGACGTCTTCCCGGGCATTCTTCCCGAGGTGCTACAGGACTTGCTGGCTGCGCGAAAACATGCGCGGGCGATGATGAAGGATGTGCCCATGCACTCGCTCGAGTACAAGGTTCTGAACGGACGCCAGCTTGCGCTGAAGGTTAGCGCCAACTCTGTGTACGGCTTCACGGGTGCTCAGGTGGGCAAGTTGCCGTGCCTGGAGATCAGCGCCTCCGTCACGGCGTATGGTCGGCAGATGATTGACAAAACGAAGAACCTTGTTGAACAGCTATACCCTGGCACGCGTGTGCTGTACGGCGATACCGACTCTGTGATGGTAAAGTGTGTCACCGATGAGAAGGCGAGCGACAAGGAGCGTCTGCAGGCGGCCATGGATTTTGGCATtgaggcggcggagagggtgTCCAGCGATTTCCTCAAACCCATTAAGCTCGAATTCGAGAAGGTGTACTTTCCGTACCTACTCATGAACAAGAAGCGTTATGCAGGCTTGCTGTGGACGAACACGGATCAGTTTGACAAGCTGGATGCCAAGGGTATCGAAACAGTGCGCCGTGACAACTGCCCTCTTGTCGCGCGCATGGTATCCGGGGTACTGAACCGCATTCTAATCCACCGCTCCGTTGAGAGCGCCATCGATTTTGTGAAAGGCACGATCAGCGATCTGCTGCTGAACCGGCTCGACATCTCGAATTTGGTGATCACCAAGGCCTTCTCCAAGGCGGAGGATGAATATGCCGGTGCTCAGGCGCACATTGCCCTTGTGGAGCGCATGCGGCAACGAGACCCTGCATCAGCGCCGACCATTGGAGACCGCGTGGCGTACGTTATTATCAAGGCAGCAAAGGGCGCCAAGGCGTACGAACGGAGTGAGGACCCCATCTACGTGCTCGACAACAATATCCCGATCGACACACAGTACTATCTCGAGCATCAGCTGGCTCCACCGATTTTGCGCGTGTTTGAAGGTGTACTGGATGACCCCAGTGTGCTCATCAAAGGCGATCATACGCGTCACATCGCCATCTCCGCCCCGAGCAAGAATGCCGGTGGGTTGATGAGGTTTGTGAAGGTccagctgcagtgcatcTCGTGCCGCGCTGTCATCAAAGAGGGCGCGTTGTGCGACAATTGCCAAGAGAAGGCACCTGAGGTGTACGGCAAGATTATGGCGAAGCGCAACCACTACGAAGCAATTTATTCACAGGTGTGGACGCAGTGCCAGCAGTGCCAGGGATCACTGCATCAAGAGGTGATCTGCTCTAGCCGCGACTGCCCGGTGTTCTACATGCGCAAGAAGGTGCAGAAAGATTTGCATGAGCAACAGGCGCTCTTGGATCGTTTTGGCGTTGTGGACGACTGgtaagcagcagcgctgaaggCGCGGGCATGGTGGGCTTGCTTTCGGTGTCCTTTTGCAAACCCTTCGTTTTTGTTTGTCGTTCGCTGCAGCTCTTGTTTTAGTACATACTTCTATACCTTCCCTGGCGTAGAGCAACTCCGCGTGCGATGGTCAGGCCCCAGTACCCCcactgtgtggggaagccaagcagcaccCCTGTCCCCTGCTAACACCAAACCACTCGTGGTGCCGGCAGGGCCAGGTACCACCGATGCGGGGGGGTGTCAGAGcgatgtgtggctgctgatgttggcGGTAAGGGCCTGGgtagcgctgcgtcggagcgacctgctgcagtgagcacgcttgtgccacccataTGCTGGACGAcgtgccagcgtggctcgagcgcatcgcccccgacccctcgctgcccactggtgtgagGAGCCTACGCCGCCCCGCGAGATGCGCCAGGCGGTGGCCGGCATAtgggagcggcggtgagtGCGACCAGCGGGGCGGTGTGGGAGGAGTTTggggctgtggcggcgcggtgctgcaatGCGTGTCtagggctgctgcgcaccgcgcgatgggcccgtggcaggccgggggcAGAGTGGGGATTTGAGCTGATGTGTTGCATGGCGGAATAGCCGCGTGGAAACGAGAAACAAAGCAGTCTTCCATACATATTTAGTGAGAGTGCCGGTTGTTTTGGATGGGCATCGTTTCACCAtatggagaggggagaatGACGCTTGCAGTGGGCCTCGCGAGCGCCGCATACATCTTTGTGGCCTCGGGTGCGGTTTTTGTATGGTGTTTCCTCGTGGGTGGATATTTGTTTGATTTCACCCTGAGGGGAGTGCAGCGTGTGCCTTTCTTATTCTGCTGatagggagagaaagggtgCACTAGCGTGTGAGGATGggcatgcatgtgtgtgtgtggccttTGCTGTCGTAGAGACGgcgaaggaagaaaaaatggGAACACAGCGCATGTGCAGGTATTGGCTCACAACAGAGCAAAAGGGAAATTGGAACAGGGGTGTATTCTAAGATGGAAAGGCGCATATGTGGTGTGCCCTGGATGACATCTGTTTTTTGCCCCTTTATGATCTTAGCAGGTGATGATAATATTTTTGGCACTGTCCCTCATGAGGAAAGTGCATGGAGTCGGGTTGTGTGGCTACTTTACATGCTATTCTATTTCTCTGCATCCGCCCACGTGGTCGcttgccactgctgcttctctttcatGTACCTGCCTACCGTTTGGTGTGTttgcctctgtgtgcgtgttttggGCTAGTTCTACGAAATTCTCAGCGCTAGCGCTGTGTCCAAGCGGAAGACGCTACCATCAGACGGGTAGTGGATCAACAAGGGCACCCTGCCCACACAGGCAGTATTGAACAGCGTTTCCTACGCAGCGCAGTCATTCACACACAAAAGCACGCACGCTTCTGCAAACGGGCCTTTTTTTGAGAgtccccctttttcgcttcATACAGTGAGACCCACGTTAAGCACGTTAACCCCAATCACCTGCGTATCCTatagcagcagcgacggtcTTCTCCACATGTGCTTGTTGCCAGCACAGTTTTCCTTTCAATCACCTCCAACCTTCCCGCAACAAGATGGCGGCGACGATTGCACGCAGGGCCCGTAGACGGCAGGACCTGAATAACACGCCGGCGTTCGAGCGAGACATGAACGATATGGCAGCGCACGACCTATACGAACAACTTCTCCTCAGTAGCATTCGCAACGGCAGCGACCCGAATGCAAGGGCGGTGACCGAGGTGTACGAGGGCTACGTGGAGCCGAACTACGACCCAGTGAAAGGGGCGAGCGTTGCTGCTAGCCATAGGCAAGTCATTCAGGAGATCTTTAAAGAGCGCGAGGTTATCATCCGCACGCTGCGCTCATCAGAGGAGCACCGTGAGCTCTCTGCCTTTGACCGGCTCCTGCGAGAGACGGAGTTCTACACGGGCGTTCGGGAGTGGAAGGGGGCATCGGCGCGCGGCCAGCGCAGCCGACTGTACCGTCACACTAGCCGCGACAACGAGGAGGATTCGACCGGGTTCGACATGATGCATCTGACGGATACGCCATCCTACATCCGCGGTAAACTGCGACCTTATCAGATCGAGGGTGTTAACTGGCTGCTCGGCCTCTTTTCGCGCGGCGTGAATGGGATTTTGGCGGATGAGATGGGCCTAGGCAAGACCTTCCAGACCATTGCCACCATCGCGTACCTCAAGTTCACGGTAGGTATGCCGGGTCCGCACCTGGTCGTGTGTCCAAAGTCTGTGATGGGGAACTGGTACCGCGAGTTCAAGCACTGGTGCCCCGGGCTTTCGGTGTACAAGTTTCATGTCTCTAGCGATCTTCGGCCAAGCATCATCAAGGCACACTTGCACCCTACCGATCGCATCAAGTATGACGTTATTGTGACAACTTTCGAGATGGTGCTGGACGAGCTCAACTTGTTTAAGCGCATTGCATGGCAGTACTTGATCGTCGATGAGGCCCACAAGCTGAAGAATGAGGAGGGCCGCGCCCACACTGCGCTCGACTCGCTGCAGACGTCACACCGACTCATTATCACCGGTACACCTCTGCAAAACAACCTCAAGGAGCTATGGGCGCTGCTACACTTCTTGGCACCACGCCTGTTCAACGACTCTGAATCCTTCGATGCCTGGTTCGACACCACGTCGGGCCAGCAGGATACCAACGTCATGTCAAACCTGCACAAGATCCTCGCTCCCCTCATGATCCGTCGGCTCAAGGCTGATGTGAGCACTGGCATCCCCGCGAAGAAAGAGATTTACGTTTCGTGCCAGCTCTCCAAGAAACAGAGGGAGTGGTACATGAATGTCCTCGCGAAAGACGCTGAGGTACTGAACAaggccggcggcagcgttgctTCTCTGACAAATGTCATGATGGGACTGCGAAAGGTGATCAACCACCCGTACCTCATGGAGGGCGGTGAGGAGGGGCCCCCATTCGTCACAGATGAAAAGTTGGTGCGAACCAGCGGCAAGATGATCATTCTGGacaagctgctgcaccgcttgAGGGCTGATGTGCAGGGCAAGCACAAGGTGCTCATCTTCTCCCAGTTCACCTCGATGCTTAACATTTTGGAGGATTACTGCAACATGCGCGGCTTCATGTACTGTCGCATTGATGGCAACACCAGCGGCTACGAGAGAGATTCCCAGATGGCATCTTTCAATTCCCCCACGAGTGATTACTTCATTTTTCTGCTATCCACCCGCGCTGGCGGTCTCGGCATCAACCTGCAGGCTGCGAATCACGTCATTCTGTACGACTCCGACTGGAACCCGCAGATGGACCTGCAAGCGCAAGATCGTGCGCATCGGATCGGCCAAAAACGtagtgtgcgcgtgtaccGCTTCGTCACGGACGGTACGCTGGAAGAGAAGATGTACCGCCGTGCTCTGAAGAAGCTCTACCTGGATGCTGTAGTGGTGCAGCAGGGCCGACTGCAGTCAAAGGCGACGAATCAGGCGTCcaaagaggagctgctgtcCATGATCAAGTTCGGCGCCGAGGAGATCTTTAAAACACGCCACGAGGACATCACGGAGGCCGATATTGATCGCCTgctcgacgacggcgagaCGATCTCGAACCAGCTGACGAACgaagccaagcagcaggTGCAAATGTCCCTCGCCAGCTTTCAGCTTggcgcggaggaggcgaacaTTTACGACTTTGAGGGCGTGAGCTACAAGACCGGCGCAGAGTCGCGCATTTTGCACGTGAAGCTGAACTCCCCGGTAAGCCAGGCGGAGTTGCAGGCGCAGTGCTCGCAATACGGGGAGGTGATCAAGGCTGTTCTGCACCCCAACCTAAAAGAAGCGCTGGTTTATTTTCGCTCAACCCGTGGCGCCATGGAGGCAAAGGCGAAGTTGCCCTACGAATCGTCCTTCGCTAGCCGAGACTCGCAGACAGTGGTGTCGAATGACATGATTGCGCAGTGCATTGGGGCGGGAGAGAAGCTGGGCCGCGGCCACCGCGTGCGTGAGCCGGTGCAGTTCTTCTCCGAGGCGGATGTGGAGTCGATGCAGAAGAAGGCGACCAAGGCACCGCCACTGAAACTACCTAGGCTCCCCAAGTTTCACCCCTACCAGTTGTACAACGCGAAGAGGCTGACGGAGTTGCACAAcacggaggtggcgctgatgGTTCGAAATTGGAAACGCAAATATGGAGAGAAAAGTGACGTGCAGAAGGGCAAGGCGAacaacgaggaggggggtgtcGACGGGGCAGACGACAAggccgaggacgaggacgagctCCTGACCGAGGTGGAgcaagaggagcgagagcggCTGTTGACGGAGGGCTTCCCGACTTGGACCTTCTACGAGTACCGCTCGGTAGTGTCAGCCCTTACCAGCGGAAAGATGGACTCCACCGACTACactgccatcgctgccgtaGTGGGTGGAACCAAGACGGTGGGCGAGGTGCGTGACTACGtggtggcactgctggagCGTGGTGAGCAGTGCATCAAGAAATTTGCCTTCGTGGAAGAGCGCATCAAAAAAGCGAAAATGAGGCGCGAGGCGCGAGAGAACGTCTTCAAGGCTGCCAAGTGGAAGGTGGAGACGTGCGAGCACCCAGAAAAGGAGCTCACCTTCAAGACACGCGGCAACGTAGCACTCGACCGAGAGATCTTTCTTATGGCCTACGAGGCTGGGTTCAAGGGGGACAACAAGAGCGAGCTGGTACGTGGTCGCCCCCAGCACATTTTCAATGTCTGGTACCAGTCCCGCCCTGATGACTTCTTTAGGAAGCGTTTGCACACGTTGATGAAGTCGGTACAACGAGAGTGGGAGAAGCCGGCGGACGATAACGGTACCATTCCAAGTAAGAGTCGCCGTCGCCTGGAAATTTGAGCACAttgcttccttttcttcattGCGTTCCGTTGCATCGCTGACGATAGGCGAGGCTTGGACACCAGCCTTCGGTTGTGTCGATGGCATCTGATGACACGTATCGAGGCTTGACTGCATTCACAGTAACATGTCCTTCTCTGTCCTTTTTCattcttccctcctttcctcagCTGGTGCTCTACACGGCGTAATAGTTGTCATGTAatgaggcagagagagagagagagactagGGAGGGTCCCCGAATGACAGTGTTTATCATCCGCGTGCGTATGTACACGCGTGAGGCAATAAGAGGAAGAGCGTAGATGCGCTGTGCACTTCACCCGCGCTGTtttgtttattttttttctctatGACGTAACGAAGTCCACCTTAtctgcttcctctctcgctttacgcagctgcagctgactACATACTACGGCATAGGCGCACCCGAGAAGGATGAATAATGCTGCAccccgcttctcttttcctcctctccctcgctggTGAGAGATCGGCTTTCCGCCcccatagagagagagagagagaaagcgctgGTGTGGTCGGGGGTGGTGTGCAGATGGCTGGTTTGCCATTTTTCAGTGTTGGGAGGGGTTACCCATAGATGCTTACTTTcttcctttctcctctccagCTTGTTTCTCCCACACGTCACTCACGAAGTTGGATGTCCGCTCTTCCGACGCCTCCGCACTGCGAAAGAGTTTTGCCTCTTCTGTAAGGAATCTCTGCTATTCTTGTCTGGTGACTTCCGACCGAGGCGCGCGGGCGTATGGGCGTGgcagctctctttcctcttgcttATGTTGGGGAAGATGTCAACTGACTTTAGTATATCGCCTGTGAGTTCAAGCCAGTCCCACTCGGCCAGCCCTCATCATGTCAGCCACCGAGCGAGGCGTGATGGACAAGGAAGCGGGTGGGCTCTGCACCTTCGCAGAAGTCATAGAACACATGAACTGCACTTCTGTGCGAGGGGAATACAGAAGTGCAGTTTCCCTTCTATTTGGCGACGTCCAGGGTACTTGCAACATTGCCCACAACAGGTTAGAAAATGGGGATGGAGCCCTTCAAGTCAGTATTTatcttctctgcccctcctctctttcatctCATATTAGTGGGAACAGGGAATGCTCACACCGTTGCActttctttcgttgttgtGCTGGTGTTTGTCGTCTTTTCACGACTCAGCCCCCGCGTGCCACGCCATGAAAGGGGTTTCTGTCAAACAGCTGTGCAGAGGGAAAGCAAACATTCTTGAACGAAATGGAGAGTGCCTCAGCACAAAGCGGAAAGAACAGCGCTCTCGCGATTGTGCCCACGGACAAGGGCAATATCATCGCCTCGACGCTCTCAGCACGTAGCGGAACAGCTGAGATATACCCCTCTTGCGATGGTATGTTTGTTAGGCGCAAGCAACGGCTGCCTCTTCTCATTAGTCCCACCGTGCAACTCCTCTTCTGTGTTGATCCCCCTTTACCTTTGTAATCATGCGTCTTGGGTGCATTCGTGGTGCTCGCCCATCGCATTTTTGCTCTCGATCTTCTCTGTGtatttttccctctctttcgtcttTCGTGCTTCTCACCGCTTGCTTTCCCTTGTTCTCACGCCGCGCCTCATACTCGCCGTCTGGGGTGGTGCCCACCTATGCACCCGCCAACGCGGCGTTTTGCTTCACACTCCTGTCATGCTCCCTGGCCATACGCCCCCACACACCAGCCTACGCTTAATCTAAACGAATTCCCTCCTGCAGCTTTGCGGAAGGAACGGGCGATCAAGCCAAGAAACCAGATATACACACGCAGCTgacgccccctcccccccaaaagAAGAAAAATCAAGAGAGAGTCGTCATAGTGGCTCATCTTCACTTTTTCTCGTTGCTGTTTTAGCCTCAGCTGCTGTGTTTGCGATACTGCATTGCTGTCTGTTTGATCCTAGCCTTAGTCTCGATCCTTGCAGTGCTGCACAGGcccatctctccctctctcttcatctggTTCAACGCTTCCGTCGCTCtgatttttctttttttcgtttgctgCGTCCTCTTTCGCTTGGCGTCTGCACCGCTTCATCGCACACGTCTATCCTTCGCgttctcgcccccccccccctccctcttctctttcacttcGTTACGTAAGCTGCGgactcgctttttttttttatgtgCGTCGTTTTGCCCCCTCGGGTgtttctgtgtgtgcgttgacGTGATTGCTGTACTCTTCattccttcccctctctgtctgctCGCTGGGAGTTGCAttttcttttgcttgctgctgtgctggaTTGAcctgtgtgtacgtgtgtgtgtgtgtgtgtgtgtgtgtgtgtgtgtgtgcgtaagTCTTGCTCGTCTCGCTTCGCTAGAGGGGGGATCCAATCACGGAAGGATTCTTgagcagccccccccccctccctcccttttcgcCTGCTTGCTTCATTTATCTGTCGCATACaaggagggtgagggagtgGGCAACAGGTGCGGATTGGGCATGCCTAGccaagaaggaaagaagggaagaCGAGTACCACTTCCGCCCCTGCCACAAAggccgaaaaaaaagaaaaacgcacacaaacacataAACGCGTGTTGGAATTTCTAATCTTACCTCTTTCCGCATGCAGGTGTGAGTCTATGGAGGTCTACATGTACTTCAGCACACTGTAGAACGTATAACTGATTTCACGCTTGTTGAGTCTTATTATCTCTTTCTCCTGCTTCCACGTTTCGTACGCGTTTTTCTGACGTCCTTTTCTCGAAGAAGCTGACTTTCCTtacctcttcttttttttttcgtttgcatCTTCGTTGGACTTTCCAGCAGGCACTTAGCGCACATTGTGTTGTGTCGACTCTACCGTCTTATACACCAAGCCAAGGAGGTTTACTCAAGCTGAGTTTGGACTTACGACGTTTTCTGTTCAGACGTGCTGTTCCTAACGCCTTGTAGGGGGCACCGAATTTGTGTCGTGCGCTAATCtggcctgtgtgtgtgcgtaatCGAGGACCCTCTCACCCTATTCAGCAGCCATCCCACCGTGCACACGAGGTGACATCTGTTtcatctcttttttttctgcggaGCTGTGGACGTTTGCGTCTTCTCGTTCGGACTGTACACTTCTTCGTGCACTGACCGGTGTATCTGACCCTTGCTTGTTGCTGTGACGCATTTCGTTCATTTTTTTGTTAGGTGTATAGGTGCCAGCCATGTCCAAGGAGGTATCCAAGGCTCCCATGGAGGATGAAGGGGCGGAAATGAAGGATGGTGGCAAGGCGTTGAAGGCTGCACAGAAGAAGCTGATCGGCGGCCACATCGAGCTCGGTCACGTGCTTGGTGTTGGCGGTTTTGGCAAGGTCTACAACGCGTACGATGTAAAAAAGAAGGTACATGTAGCGGTAAAGATGATTGAcaaggcgctggtgcgcagcagcggcattcAGTCTTACGTGGAGCGCGAGATTGAAATGATGCGGAAGATGAAGAACCAACACGTGGTACGCCTTCTGGAGGCTATCGAGACATCCAAGGCGTACAACCTTGTCATGGAATTGGCCCCGAATGGGGAACTTTTCGACAAAATTGTGGACTCGCAACGCTTCGACGAAGAAACGGCGCGCAACTACTTCCAGCAGCTCATCTGCGCGGTGCACTACTGCCACCAGATGAACATTGTCCACCGTGACCTGAAGGCGGAGAACTTGTTGCTCGGTGAGAACAATGTGCTGAAGGTGTGTGACTTTGGACTCTCCCGTTACACAAAGGACGGTCGTTTTAACGACCACGAGGtgctcttcacctctctggCAGGCAGCATTGATTACCAGGCACCCGAGGTTCTCAAAGAGCGGGGGTACGAGGGAGCCTCGTGTGACATGTGGAGCTGTGGCTGTGTCTTGTTCTTCATGCTCTGCGGCTACCTCCCCTTCACCGACCGCTCAGACGGGCTGACACGCAAGCGCATTTTGAGTTGCCAATACAACAAGACGAGCCGCTACCTCCCGGAACAGGCCGCCGATCTCATCGCTCATCTGCTagtttccctcccctctgcacGCTACACGACCTCGGATGTGATTC
The window above is part of the Leishmania panamensis strain MHOM/PA/94/PSC-1 chromosome 33 sequence genome. Proteins encoded here:
- a CDS encoding DNA polymerase delta catalytic subunit, putative (TriTrypDB/GeneDB-style sysID: LpmP.33.1780), with amino-acid sequence MSSSTLLQWRSIMRASLPAAYLDKHLCFQLLDCCQTKGNPHETVSRVRHTEVPVVRLYGVTAEGFSVLVHCYNYEPYLWIEAPRNWLPVHSQGFVRELNNQLSNQTRLQDTVVRVEVHQRRSLMYFKGGQLVPHLKIVVQLPQHIPKLRSLLSDRGVSCPGAWDGIRIFPTFESNVIFPLRFLVDNEIGGSNWLTLTSGKFLSCPLKTSTCQIEVACSHEDVQNHEPLGDYLSIAPFRILSIDIECQGRKGLFPEPEHDPVIQIANYCVEYGHESEPLTKTIFTLKSCAPIAGAQVFSYETEADMLLAWATFMKALDPDILTGYNICNFDFPYLLNRATALKASDAFHYWGRQVHERTAARDKKFQSKQMGNREYTELTLEGRIIMDAMVVIQRDYKLRSYSLNSVSQNFLGEQKEDVHHSIISDLQQGDEETRRRLAVYCLKDALLPVKLLDRLMCIVNNVEMARVTGVPVGWLLERGQQIKVFSMLLRKAQKKKLVVPTVEYTGGSDRGYEGATVIDPIKGFYNCPVATLDFASLYPSIIIAHNLCYSTLVRPADARLYPEDALDRSPTSDVFVKKDVFPGILPEVLQDLLAARKHARAMMKDVPMHSLEYKVLNGRQLALKVSANSVYGFTGAQVGKLPCLEISASVTAYGRQMIDKTKNLVEQLYPGTRVLYGDTDSVMVKCVTDEKASDKERLQAAMDFGIEAAERVSSDFLKPIKLEFEKVYFPYLLMNKKRYAGLLWTNTDQFDKLDAKGIETVRRDNCPLVARMVSGVLNRILIHRSVESAIDFVKGTISDLLLNRLDISNLVITKAFSKAEDEYAGAQAHIALVERMRQRDPASAPTIGDRVAYVIIKAAKGAKAYERSEDPIYVLDNNIPIDTQYYLEHQLAPPILRVFEGVLDDPSVLIKGDHTRHIAISAPSKNAGGLMRFVKVQLQCISCRAVIKEGALCDNCQEKAPEVYGKIMAKRNHYEAIYSQVWTQCQQCQGSLHQEVICSSRDCPVFYMRKKVQKDLHEQQALLDRFGVVDDW
- a CDS encoding transcription activator, putative (TriTrypDB/GeneDB-style sysID: LpmP.33.1790); the encoded protein is MAATIARRARRRQDLNNTPAFERDMNDMAAHDLYEQLLLSSIRNGSDPNARAVTEVYEGYVEPNYDPVKGASVAASHRQVIQEIFKEREVIIRTLRSSEEHRELSAFDRLLRETEFYTGVREWKGASARGQRSRLYRHTSRDNEEDSTGFDMMHLTDTPSYIRGKLRPYQIEGVNWLLGLFSRGVNGILADEMGLGKTFQTIATIAYLKFTVGMPGPHLVVCPKSVMGNWYREFKHWCPGLSVYKFHVSSDLRPSIIKAHLHPTDRIKYDVIVTTFEMVLDELNLFKRIAWQYLIVDEAHKLKNEEGRAHTALDSLQTSHRLIITGTPLQNNLKELWALLHFLAPRLFNDSESFDAWFDTTSGQQDTNVMSNLHKILAPLMIRRLKADVSTGIPAKKEIYVSCQLSKKQREWYMNVLAKDAEVLNKAGGSVASLTNVMMGLRKVINHPYLMEGGEEGPPFVTDEKLVRTSGKMIILDKLLHRLRADVQGKHKVLIFSQFTSMLNILEDYCNMRGFMYCRIDGNTSGYERDSQMASFNSPTSDYFIFLLSTRAGGLGINLQAANHVILYDSDWNPQMDLQAQDRAHRIGQKRSVRVYRFVTDGTLEEKMYRRALKKLYLDAVVVQQGRLQSKATNQASKEELLSMIKFGAEEIFKTRHEDITEADIDRLLDDGETISNQLTNEAKQQVQMSLASFQLGAEEANIYDFEGVSYKTGAESRILHVKLNSPVSQAELQAQCSQYGEVIKAVLHPNLKEALVYFRSTRGAMEAKAKLPYESSFASRDSQTVVSNDMIAQCIGAGEKLGRGHRVREPVQFFSEADVESMQKKATKAPPLKLPRLPKFHPYQLYNAKRLTELHNTEVALMVRNWKRKYGEKSDVQKGKANNEEGGVDGADDKAEDEDELLTEVEQEERERLLTEGFPTWTFYEYRSVVSALTSGKMDSTDYTAIAAVVGGTKTVGEVRDYVVALLERGEQCIKKFAFVEERIKKAKMRREARENVFKAAKWKVETCEHPEKELTFKTRGNVALDREIFLMAYEAGFKGDNKSELVRGRPQHIFNVWYQSRPDDFFRKRLHTLMKSVQREWEKPADDNGTIPSKSRRRLEI